Genomic DNA from Deltaproteobacteria bacterium:
GGTCGCTCGCGAAGCCGAGGCGGAGCGGCTCGGCGCGCGCGTGGCGCGCGATGCAGCGGGGCCGCAGCAGGCCTCCCTGGCGCACGAGGTCGAAGACGCGTGCGCGAGCCGGAGGGACGGGTGGCGGCGCGCCGGCTGCGTCGGCAACCAGGCAGGCGACGCGGCGCAGGCCGAGACCCGCCACGGCCTGCCCGATCCGCGCGTCGCCGGCCGGCGCCTCCAGCGCATCGACCGACTCGACCGACAGCGGCATCGGGCGGGTGCCCGCCGCCGTGAGCGCGAGCCCGGCTGCCCACGCCGCGAGGGCTTCCCGATCGACCCCGTCGTGCGCCACCAGCAGCTCGAGGCGATGCTCGCCGGGCTCGAGGACGGCCGGCCAGCACGGGGCCGGCCACAGGACGGTGGGGGAGGGCGGCACGTGTCCACGATACCCACGGTGCGTCGTGAAGCACGCGCCGGGGGCAGGTAGGATCTGCCGATGGCATCGATCGCGGTCGTGGGGGGCGGCGTTGCGGGGCTCGTCTGCGCCTGGCGGCTCCGGCGCGCCGGGCACGACGTCGAGGTGCTCGAGCGCGAGGCCGAGCCGGGCGGCCGCATGCGCAGCGAGCGGGTGCGCACGGCGCGCGGCGAGTTCGTCGTCGACCGCGGCGCGCAGTTCGTCGCGAGCGGCTATCGCAACATGCGGCTCGTCGAGGCGGCGCTCGGGATCGCCGGACGGCGCCACGCGATCACACCCGCGCACAACGCGATCCTGAGAGGCGGCCACCTGCACGCCGGTGACTACGCCTCGCCGGGCGTCTTCCTGCGCTCGCGCCTGCTCTCGGCCCGCGCGAAGCTTCGTCTCCCGCGGCTGCTCCTCGAGCTCGTGCGTGCGGGTCGGAGGCTCGATCCCTACCACCCCGAGCGCGCGGCGCCGCTCGACCGGGAGGACCTGGCGAGCTGGCTGCACCGTGTGGCCGGCGACGAGGCCGGCGAGTTCCTCCTCGCGCCCGCCTTCTCCTCCACCTTCGACGCCGACCCCGAGCAGCTCTCCGGTGCCTTCGCCCTGCTGACCCTGCGCTTCGTGCTCGCGGGCTTTCGCGTCGAGGCCTTCGAGGGCGGTACGGGTCTGCTCACCCGCACGCTCGCCGAGCAGGTGCCGGTGCGGGTCGGAAGCGAGGTCACCGCCGTCGAGACCACCGACGACGGGGCCCGCGTCACCTATCGCAGCCGTCGCGACGGCCGCGAGCAGCGCGTGCTCGCCGATGCCGCCGTCGTGGCGCTCCCCGGCACTCTGGTCCCCGCTGCGTGCGCGACCCTCACTCCTGCCGAGAAGGCGTTCTTCGCCCAGGTCCGCTACGGCCGTGGCATCATCTGCTTCCTCATGACCGACCGCGCCCCGGCCAGCCTCCCCGGCTACGGCGTCGCGTTCCCGCGCTCCGAAGGCATCGGCCTCTACGGCCTCGCCGTCGACCACCACAAGCGCGGCGTCGCTCCCGCCGGCGCAGGTCTCGTCAACGCAGCCCTCACCGCCGAGGCCGCCACGCGCCTGTGGGACGCCCCCGACGCCGCCGTCGTCGGCCACGTCGTCGACGCGCTCGCGCGCACCCCGATCGGACGCCTCGCCCCGATCGCCTCCGTGGTGCACCGCTGGGACCCCATGCTCCCGCAGTTCCACGCCGGCTACCTCCGCCACCTCGCCTCGTTCCAGGCCCGCCGCGAACGCTCGCCGCGCCTCGCCTTCGCGGGCGACTACCTGCTCGGGCCCTACACCGAGATGGCAGTGACCTCGGGCATGCGCGCGGCGACGGAGATCGGGCGGGGGCTCCGAGCCGTGTCCAGGCGCTCCGGCGGCAGGCACGGAAATGGAGGGATCCGCTCGTGAACGAGCCCGAACCGGGCGAGCCCTTCCATTCGAGGACGGTCTACCGGCTGATCTCGGCTGCGCTGGGTGTCAGCCTGACGAGCATCGGCATCGGTGGACTCCTGCTCGGCTCCGGCTACACGATGTTCCGGATCGCGGCGAGTCTCGCCTTCATCGTGTTGGGGCTCGAGTCGATCTGGTCGGCCTGTGCGGGCCGGGAATCCTGGCTGTCGAGGATCGGGCCGGTTGCATGAGCGGAGCCGGGGTGCCTGCTTCGCCCGGCTCCCCATCGCCGCGCGGCGCCGCTGGCGCCGTGCTGATACCCTGCGCCGCGCCGATGCAGCGGATCCGACCCACCTCGGCGCTCGCCACGCTGGCCTGGATCGCCGTTGCCCTCGCGGGCACGGGGGCGCTGGCGGTCGTGGCGACCGCGCGCGGCGAGGCGATCTCGAGTACCTGGTTCCTGGTCGCCGCCGCCTCGGTCTACGCGATCGGCTACCGCTTCTACTCGGCGTACCTGGCAGCCCGCGTGCTCGCCCTCGACGACGCGCGGACGACGCCGGCGCACCGCCTGGACGACGGCAAGGACTTCGTGCCCACCCACCGCTGGGTGGTGTTCGGCCACCACTTCGCGGCGATCGCGGGGCCGGGGCCGCTGGTGGGGCCGATCCTGGCCGCACAGTTCGGCTACCTGCCGGGCACGCTCTACATCCTGATCGGGGTGGTGCTGGGCGGCGCGGTGCAGGACTTCACGATCCTGGTCGGCTCGATGCGCCGCAACGGGAAATCGCTCGGCCAGATGGTGCGCGAGGAGATCGGGCCGGTCGGGGGCGTCGCGGCCGCGATCGGCGTGCTCGCGATCATGGTGATCCTGATCGGGGTCCTGGGCCTCGTCGTGGTGAACGCGATGTTCGGAAGCCCGTGGGGCACCTTCACGGTGTCGGCGACGATCCCGATCGCATTCGCGATGGGTGTCTACATGGTACGGCTCCGCCCCGGGCGGGTGGCCGAGGCGACCGTCTGGGGCGTCGGCCTGGTCCTCCTCGCGCTGGTGGGTGGCGGCTGGGTCCACGATCACCCGACCCTGCGCGCCTGGTTCGACCTCGACAAGAGGACGCTCGCGCTCGCCATCATCGCCTACGGCTTCGTCGCGAGCGTGCTGCCGGTCTGGCTGCTGCTGGCACCCCGCGACTACCTGTCGGCGTTCATCAAGATCGGGACCGTGCTCCTGCTCGCGGCGGGGCTCCTCTGGGTCCGGCCCGACGTGCAGCTCCCGGCGCTCACGCGCTTCGTCGACGGCACCGGGCCCGTCTTTGCGGGCAAGCTCTTTCCCTTCGCCTTCATCACGATCGCCTGTGGCGCGATCTCGGGCTTCCATGCGCTGATCTCGAGCGGCACGACGCCGAAGCTCCTCGACCGGGAGACCGACGCGCGCTTCATCGGCTACGGCGCGATGCTGATGGAGAGCTTCGTCGCGATCATGGCGCTGCTGGCGGCGGCGGTGATGGACCCCGGCACCTACTTCGCGATCAACTCGCCGGCCGCGATGATCGGCACGAGCGCGGCGTCGGCGGCCGAGACGATCGCGCAGTGGGGGTTCACGCTCGACCCGGCGGCCTTCGAGGCGCTGACCCGGCAGGTCGGCGAGACCACGCTGCTCTCGCGCACGGGCGGGGCGCCGAGCCTGGCGGTCGGCATGGCCGAGATCTTCTCGCGCGCGCTCGGCGGCGAGGCGACGAAAGCGCTCTGGTACCACTTCGCGATCATGTTCGAGGCGCTCTTCATCCTGACCACCCTGGACGCCGGCACGCGCGTCGGCCGCTTCATGATCCAGGACGTGCTCGGAAACCTCTGGGAGCCGCTCGGGCGCACCTCGTCGCTCCCGGCCAACCTGCTGGCCTCGGGGCTGATCGTGGGCGGCTGGGGCTATTTCCTGTACCAGGGCGTCGTCGACCCGCTCGGTGGCATCAACGCGCTCTGGCCGCTGTTCGGGATCGCGAACCAGCTGCTCGCCGCGACGGCGCTCGCCGCGGCGACGACGATCCTCGTCAAGTATCACCGCGCGCGCTTCGGCGTGCTGACGGCGCTCCCGCTCGCCTGGCTGCTCGCCGTCACGATGACGGCCGGCTGGCAGAAGATCTTCCATCCCGACCGGCGCATCGGCTTCCTCGCCCAGGCCGACTTCCTGGCCGGTGAGATCGCCGCCGGCCGCATCGCTCCCGAGCAGATCGCCGGGACCCAGCACGTGATCTTCAACTACCGGCTCGACGCGGCCGTCACCGCGCTGTTCATGGCCCTCGTGACGATCGTCGTGCTCGACGCGGCGCGCGTGTGGTGGCGGACCCTGCGCTCGCGGCCCGCAGCGGCCGCCGCGGAGCCCATGGGAGCATGACGAGGCGAGCCCGCAACGCGCTGAGCGCCCTGCGCGACTTCCTGCGCGGCTTCCTGGGCTGGGCCGCGGCGCCGGGCGCGCTCCCGAGCCCGGGCGACGCGGCCGCGGCGCGCCGAGCACTCGAGGAGCGCGCCGCGCGCCGCCCGAGCTGTTGCTAGCAGGAGCGCGAACGGACCGCCTCCGAGCCGGGTTCCCGGCAACCCCGCGAAGGCGCTAGGACGGCAGGAGCGCCGCTGCCGCTTCCTCCGCCTGCACGAGCAGCTCCTCGAGCAGCGAGAGGCCGCGCGCCCAGAAGTCCGGGTCGGCGATGTCGAGCCCCGTGCGCGCCACGACCTCGCTCGGCGACTCCGAGCCGCCGGCCGCCAGCATCTGGAGGTAGCGCGGAACGAAGGCGGGTCCCTCCTCGTCGTAGCGCTGTACCAGCGCCAGCACCAGCAGCTCGCCGAAGGCGTAGGCGTAGCAGTAGAAGGGCGAGTGCACGAAGTGGGGGATGTAGAGCCACCACCAGGCGTAGTCGTCGCGAAGCGTCACGGCGTCGCCGAACATCGGGCGGTTGGCGTCCATCCAGAGCGCGTTCACGCGCTCGATCGGGAGCTCGCCCTCGCGGCGCCGCGCCGCGTGGAGGGCCTCCTCGAAGCGGGTCATCGCGACCTGGCGGAAGACCGTCGCGAAGGCGTCCTCGAGCTTCCCGCACAGGAGACCGAGCCGGACCTTCGGGTCGTCCTCCTCGCGCAGCAGGCGCCGGAACACCAGCATCTCGCCGAACACGCTGGCCGTCTCGGCGGTGGTGAGCGGCGTGTCCTGCTGGAAGAGACCCTGGCCGCGTGACAGGTACTGGTGCACGCCGTGGCCGAGCTCGTGGGCGAGCGTCGCGACGTCGCGCAGGTTGCCGGTGTAG
This window encodes:
- a CDS encoding carbon starvation protein A, which gives rise to MQRIRPTSALATLAWIAVALAGTGALAVVATARGEAISSTWFLVAAASVYAIGYRFYSAYLAARVLALDDARTTPAHRLDDGKDFVPTHRWVVFGHHFAAIAGPGPLVGPILAAQFGYLPGTLYILIGVVLGGAVQDFTILVGSMRRNGKSLGQMVREEIGPVGGVAAAIGVLAIMVILIGVLGLVVVNAMFGSPWGTFTVSATIPIAFAMGVYMVRLRPGRVAEATVWGVGLVLLALVGGGWVHDHPTLRAWFDLDKRTLALAIIAYGFVASVLPVWLLLAPRDYLSAFIKIGTVLLLAAGLLWVRPDVQLPALTRFVDGTGPVFAGKLFPFAFITIACGAISGFHALISSGTTPKLLDRETDARFIGYGAMLMESFVAIMALLAAAVMDPGTYFAINSPAAMIGTSAASAAETIAQWGFTLDPAAFEALTRQVGETTLLSRTGGAPSLAVGMAEIFSRALGGEATKALWYHFAIMFEALFILTTLDAGTRVGRFMIQDVLGNLWEPLGRTSSLPANLLASGLIVGGWGYFLYQGVVDPLGGINALWPLFGIANQLLAATALAAATTILVKYHRARFGVLTALPLAWLLAVTMTAGWQKIFHPDRRIGFLAQADFLAGEIAAGRIAPEQIAGTQHVIFNYRLDAAVTALFMALVTIVVLDAARVWWRTLRSRPAAAAAEPMGA
- a CDS encoding NAD(P)/FAD-dependent oxidoreductase, which encodes MASIAVVGGGVAGLVCAWRLRRAGHDVEVLEREAEPGGRMRSERVRTARGEFVVDRGAQFVASGYRNMRLVEAALGIAGRRHAITPAHNAILRGGHLHAGDYASPGVFLRSRLLSARAKLRLPRLLLELVRAGRRLDPYHPERAAPLDREDLASWLHRVAGDEAGEFLLAPAFSSTFDADPEQLSGAFALLTLRFVLAGFRVEAFEGGTGLLTRTLAEQVPVRVGSEVTAVETTDDGARVTYRSRRDGREQRVLADAAVVALPGTLVPAACATLTPAEKAFFAQVRYGRGIICFLMTDRAPASLPGYGVAFPRSEGIGLYGLAVDHHKRGVAPAGAGLVNAALTAEAATRLWDAPDAAVVGHVVDALARTPIGRLAPIASVVHRWDPMLPQFHAGYLRHLASFQARRERSPRLAFAGDYLLGPYTEMAVTSGMRAATEIGRGLRAVSRRSGGRHGNGGIRS